In a genomic window of Candidatus Rokuibacteriota bacterium:
- a CDS encoding carboxymuconolactone decarboxylase family protein, whose protein sequence is MTTRETLRQQGETMRARLHGDRRPPAEIAAGESTPGFRQMMTEAVFGGIWARPGLALADRMICTLAALSLLQRVPQLRQYVAAAVDAELAPRAILEVFVQCGLYGGFPTTETAVAVAHEVFADRGIVVPDEPPRTDTLETLDARGRALLQELHGERGSQGYAAPGNAVTGALYPMAIQYGYGELWFRPGLERRQRMLCAVASFTVLGLESLVKKFGQSALSVGLSRQEVIEAVIQTAPYGGFPRALNALGALSDVFSEVA, encoded by the coding sequence ATGACGACACGTGAGACGCTGAGGCAACAGGGCGAGACGATGCGCGCCCGCCTGCATGGCGACCGCCGCCCGCCGGCCGAGATCGCCGCCGGCGAATCGACTCCAGGCTTCCGGCAGATGATGACGGAGGCGGTGTTTGGAGGCATCTGGGCGCGACCCGGACTCGCCCTCGCCGACCGCATGATCTGCACCCTCGCTGCCCTGAGTCTGCTGCAGCGCGTGCCGCAGCTCCGCCAGTATGTCGCCGCGGCGGTTGACGCGGAGCTAGCGCCGCGCGCGATCCTGGAGGTGTTCGTGCAATGCGGCCTCTACGGCGGCTTCCCGACCACGGAAACCGCCGTCGCGGTCGCCCACGAGGTGTTCGCCGACCGGGGCATCGTCGTTCCCGACGAGCCCCCGCGGACCGACACGCTGGAGACGCTGGATGCGCGCGGGCGCGCCCTGCTCCAGGAGCTGCACGGCGAGCGCGGCAGCCAGGGCTACGCCGCTCCCGGCAACGCAGTCACCGGGGCGCTCTACCCGATGGCGATCCAGTACGGCTACGGTGAACTCTGGTTCCGGCCGGGGCTCGAGCGGCGCCAGCGCATGTTGTGCGCCGTGGCGTCCTTCACGGTCCTGGGCCTCGAGAGCCTGGTCAAGAAGTTCGGCCAATCGGCCCTGAGCGTTGGGCTCAGCCGCCAGGAAGTCATCGAAGCCGTCATCCAGACGGCGCCCTACGGCGGCTTTCCGCGCGCGCTCAACGCCCTCGGGGCGCTGAGCGACGTTTTCTCAGAGGTGGCGTAG
- a CDS encoding NAD(P)-binding protein, giving the protein MSILFTPKRIGGIEIRNRVVMPPMTTRLADADGYVTAASVAYFRARAAGGVGLVTVEMASPERAGRHRARELGIYDDRFLPGLQRLTDAIHAAGAKASIQLGHAGGHTRADICGEPPIAPSAIPHFVFEVTGKTIIPVEMTRERIAQTVRSFIDAAKRARAAGFDCVELHVAHGYLLSQFLCPEENRRSDEYGGSLENRARISLDILQRIKADLPEFPVIFRLNVDDFSPTGLTFPEGLQVAKWAAATGADAIHVTAGHYRSLPSAHMMTPPMTSPEGIFLDYAASVKAEVAVPVIAVGRLGNPLVAIAAVDSGKTDFVALGRSLLADPDWVNKVERNEPVRRCLACNTCVDEMRGGDQLSCLVNPTAARELEFSEARLPTGERICVIGAGPAGLSYASLVADGNQVTVYERESVPGGAFRYAGKAPKFQEVEADEGSLNTYIAELERACRQKGVTFKYGIDVLKTPQALRDFQRVVIATGADYRYGLGPIVRWLLDAGLGKSTIVRWLFSSVRVRNWFYYSARSATGDTHRAPANPGQQVVVIGDAARAGRSQQAIASAFRAAYASQP; this is encoded by the coding sequence ATGAGTATCCTGTTCACCCCAAAACGCATCGGTGGCATCGAGATACGCAATCGCGTGGTGATGCCGCCGATGACCACGCGCCTGGCGGACGCCGATGGCTACGTCACCGCCGCCAGCGTCGCGTATTTCCGCGCGCGCGCAGCCGGTGGTGTCGGGCTGGTTACGGTGGAAATGGCTTCGCCCGAGCGCGCCGGCCGGCACCGCGCCAGGGAACTCGGCATTTACGACGATCGCTTCCTGCCGGGATTGCAGCGCCTCACCGATGCCATCCACGCCGCCGGGGCGAAAGCGTCGATACAACTCGGCCATGCCGGCGGCCACACGCGCGCAGACATCTGCGGCGAACCGCCGATCGCGCCATCGGCTATTCCGCATTTTGTCTTCGAAGTCACCGGCAAGACCATCATTCCCGTCGAGATGACGCGGGAGCGGATCGCTCAAACAGTGCGATCATTCATCGATGCGGCAAAGCGCGCACGTGCGGCCGGCTTCGATTGCGTCGAACTGCACGTGGCGCACGGCTATCTGCTGTCGCAATTCCTGTGCCCGGAGGAAAACCGGCGCAGCGACGAGTACGGCGGCTCGCTCGAAAACCGCGCGCGCATCAGCCTCGACATCCTTCAACGGATCAAAGCCGACTTGCCGGAGTTCCCTGTCATCTTCCGCTTGAACGTCGACGATTTTTCCCCGACCGGGCTCACGTTTCCGGAAGGGCTGCAGGTCGCGAAATGGGCGGCCGCCACGGGCGCCGATGCGATCCACGTCACCGCGGGGCACTACCGGTCGCTGCCCTCCGCGCACATGATGACCCCGCCGATGACTTCCCCGGAAGGCATCTTCCTCGATTATGCGGCTAGCGTAAAAGCCGAAGTCGCCGTACCGGTGATCGCGGTCGGGCGGCTGGGCAACCCGCTGGTTGCGATCGCCGCCGTCGATTCCGGCAAGACCGATTTCGTCGCGCTGGGGCGCAGCCTGCTGGCCGACCCGGACTGGGTGAACAAGGTTGAACGCAACGAGCCGGTCAGGCGCTGTCTCGCGTGCAACACGTGTGTCGACGAGATGCGCGGCGGCGATCAACTCTCCTGCCTGGTCAATCCGACGGCCGCGCGCGAGCTGGAATTTTCCGAAGCGCGCCTGCCCACAGGCGAGCGCATATGCGTGATTGGCGCCGGCCCGGCGGGGCTTTCGTATGCGTCGCTGGTTGCCGACGGCAATCAGGTCACCGTGTACGAACGTGAATCGGTTCCGGGAGGCGCATTTCGCTACGCCGGCAAGGCGCCGAAGTTTCAGGAAGTGGAGGCCGATGAGGGATCGTTGAATACCTATATCGCCGAGCTGGAGCGGGCGTGCAGGCAGAAAGGCGTGACGTTCAAGTACGGGATCGATGTCTTGAAAACCCCGCAGGCTCTGCGCGACTTCCAGCGTGTAGTCATCGCTACGGGCGCCGATTATCGCTACGGACTTGGCCCAATCGTGCGATGGCTGCTCGATGCAGGCCTGGGGAAATCGACGATCGTGCGCTGGTTATTCTCATCGGTCCGTGTGCGCAACTGGTTCTATTACAGCGCTCGATCAGCGACCGGAGATACGCATCGCGCGCCTGCCAACCCGGGACAGCAAGTCGTCGTGATCGGCGACGCTGCCCGTGCCGGGAGAAGCCAACAGGCGATCGCATCGGCATTCCGCGCGGCCTACGCCTCGCAACCGTAA
- a CDS encoding transposase, whose protein sequence is MAMGKRTSEQTPVWIPTTGLPVSPGHPFSTRLNAILDAAGFDRFAEAQCQAFYAPVRGRPSLPPGRYFRLLLLGYFEGLDSERGMAWRAADSLAVRSFVGLGLDTAAPDHSTISRTRRLIDVETHRAVFTWVQERLVAAGLLKGRTVAIDATTLEANAAMRSIGRRDTGESYQDFLTRLAAASGIKTPTREALARLDRRRKKRTSNTEWQSPSDPDAKITKMKDGRTHLAHKAEHAVDLDTGALVAVTLQGADVGDTTSLIETAIMAAEQVEAAAAPTALAELVADRGYHSNQTLVDLGEVGVRSYIAEPDRGRRSWTKVPEAQAPVYGNRRRLGGARGRRLMRRRGEYVERSFAHLYDTGGMRRTHLRGHENILKRLLVHAGAFNLGLLMRKAFGRGTPRGLQGRQFDAGALEITLGTLLDGLWTLRTRFRRLLQPLPPALPTYWTVVPAC, encoded by the coding sequence ATGGCAATGGGCAAACGCACGAGCGAGCAAACCCCGGTGTGGATTCCGACCACCGGCCTGCCGGTCTCGCCGGGTCATCCGTTCTCCACGCGGCTGAACGCCATCCTCGACGCGGCCGGCTTTGACCGGTTTGCCGAGGCGCAGTGTCAGGCGTTCTACGCGCCGGTGAGGGGGCGGCCCAGTCTGCCGCCGGGCCGGTACTTCCGGTTGCTGTTGCTCGGCTACTTCGAAGGGCTCGACTCGGAGCGCGGCATGGCCTGGCGCGCGGCGGATTCGCTGGCGGTGCGTAGCTTCGTGGGGCTCGGCCTCGACACCGCGGCCCCGGATCATTCCACGATCTCGCGCACGCGGCGGCTGATCGACGTGGAGACGCACCGAGCCGTGTTCACGTGGGTGCAGGAGCGCTTGGTCGCGGCCGGCCTGCTCAAGGGCCGGACGGTGGCGATCGACGCGACGACGCTGGAGGCCAACGCGGCGATGCGCAGCATCGGGCGGCGCGACACCGGCGAGAGCTACCAGGATTTCCTGACCCGGCTCGCCGCGGCGTCGGGCATCAAGACGCCCACCCGCGAGGCCTTGGCGCGCCTCGACCGGCGACGGAAGAAGCGGACCTCGAATACGGAGTGGCAGAGTCCCTCGGATCCGGACGCAAAGATCACGAAGATGAAGGATGGGCGGACGCACCTGGCCCACAAGGCGGAGCACGCCGTCGATCTGGACACCGGGGCGCTGGTCGCCGTCACGCTGCAGGGCGCTGACGTAGGGGACACCACGAGTCTGATCGAGACCGCGATCATGGCGGCGGAACAGGTGGAAGCGGCAGCGGCCCCGACGGCGCTGGCGGAGCTCGTCGCCGATCGGGGCTATCACAGTAATCAGACCCTGGTCGATCTGGGCGAGGTGGGGGTGCGCAGCTACATCGCCGAGCCCGATCGCGGACGTCGGTCCTGGACGAAGGTTCCTGAGGCCCAGGCCCCGGTCTATGGCAATCGACGGCGCCTCGGCGGCGCCCGCGGCCGACGGCTGATGCGCCGGCGCGGTGAGTACGTCGAGCGCTCGTTCGCGCATCTCTATGACACCGGCGGCATGCGGCGGACACACTTGCGTGGTCACGAGAACATCCTCAAACGGCTCCTCGTCCACGCCGGCGCGTTCAACCTCGGTCTGCTGATGCGGAAGGCGTTCGGCCGGGGCACGCCGCGCGGGCTGCAAGGACGGCAGTTCGACGCCGGCGCGCTTGAAATCACGCTCGGCACGCTCCTCGACGGCCTCTGGACGCTCCGGACACGTTTCCGGCGCCTCCTACAACCCTTACCGCCCGCCCTGCCCACCTACTGGACCGTCGTGCCCGCGTGCTGA
- a CDS encoding dihydrodipicolinate synthase family protein, producing the protein MKRAAIPFRGIIPPMVTPFRADEELDEEGFRREVAFHLGAGVHGLSIGGSTGEGAMMRDDELKRAWTVAKQEIKGRVPLIAGIIRDSTRDAVACGLVAREVGVDALMVTPVHYFKPTDDGMYEFYATLARRTGLPIIIYNVVPINPVSPELLCRLVEIEEVAGIKQSGGDIHALAEMVRLVGQEAVVMSAIDDLLLASFVIGAHGALAGTCALLPRHCVELYDAVAKGDLDGARRLHELMLPLVRETIFGVRNYPAGVKEAINMMGRPVGRTRSPLTAPTAPEKERLRVILKAANLV; encoded by the coding sequence ATGAAACGAGCGGCCATTCCGTTCCGCGGCATCATCCCGCCCATGGTGACCCCGTTCCGCGCCGACGAGGAGCTGGACGAGGAGGGGTTCCGGCGCGAGGTCGCGTTCCACCTCGGGGCCGGCGTCCACGGCCTGAGCATCGGCGGCAGCACGGGTGAAGGCGCGATGATGCGGGACGATGAGCTCAAGCGCGCGTGGACCGTCGCGAAGCAGGAGATCAAGGGGCGCGTCCCCCTGATCGCCGGCATCATCCGCGACTCGACGCGCGACGCGGTGGCGTGCGGCCTGGTCGCGCGGGAGGTCGGGGTCGACGCCCTCATGGTCACGCCGGTCCACTACTTCAAGCCGACCGACGATGGAATGTACGAGTTCTACGCCACGCTCGCCCGCCGCACAGGGCTGCCGATCATCATCTACAACGTGGTGCCGATCAACCCGGTGTCGCCCGAGCTGCTCTGCCGGCTGGTGGAGATCGAGGAAGTCGCCGGCATCAAGCAGAGCGGCGGCGACATCCACGCGCTCGCGGAGATGGTGCGCCTCGTCGGCCAGGAAGCGGTGGTGATGAGCGCCATCGACGACCTGCTGCTCGCGAGCTTCGTGATCGGTGCCCACGGCGCGCTGGCGGGAACGTGTGCGCTCCTCCCCCGCCACTGCGTCGAGCTGTACGACGCGGTCGCGAAGGGTGACCTGGACGGGGCGCGGCGGCTGCACGAGCTGATGCTGCCACTGGTGCGCGAGACGATCTTCGGCGTGCGCAACTACCCTGCTGGCGTCAAGGAGGCCATCAACATGATGGGCCGCCCCGTCGGCCGCACCCGCAGCCCGCTGACGGCGCCGACGGCGCCCGAGAAGGAGCGCCTGCGGGTGATCCTGAAGGCCGCAAACCTCGTCTGA
- a CDS encoding extracellular solute-binding protein, which translates to MRRDRGARRWSIAAVLLAAIALVAAAATSPSAQEQKKLAVGVVANTSDYKWISQLLKQYEKQAGVTIEESQFQSADYIAKYTMAFEAKKPRFDVVMVWDFFLPQMVAGKYLMPLDGSENPKIRLADADRQDFFPQSLKGVTLDGHLYGIPESLDAGLFYYRKDVYAQAGLTRPPRTWDELVEYSQKLTKGNQWGYSFIARSGYTGVVTFFELLHQAGGTFLDDKGLPAFNSPAGVKALQFMVDLRNKYKVVPPGVNTYANPEVHTGFLNGTFVQARHWPYLFGMAEYAERWGIKSMVKGQTGIARLPYLVKDLSSFNNWVYAIPRTANNPEAGWELIKFLTSRESCNFEILFGLDLPARKSAYKNPDIERRLPGSKEFFDLMYGVMETAVPYVVPEGAPVMDAVGREMDRALLGSVSAKEALDAAAAKTRELLKR; encoded by the coding sequence ATGAGAAGAGATCGAGGGGCGAGGCGGTGGTCGATCGCGGCCGTGCTCCTGGCCGCCATCGCGCTGGTCGCGGCGGCCGCGACGTCGCCGTCGGCGCAGGAGCAGAAGAAGCTCGCGGTAGGCGTCGTCGCGAACACGAGCGACTACAAGTGGATCTCTCAGCTCCTGAAGCAGTACGAGAAGCAGGCCGGCGTGACCATCGAGGAGTCGCAGTTCCAGTCGGCCGACTACATCGCGAAGTACACGATGGCGTTCGAGGCGAAGAAGCCGCGGTTCGACGTCGTGATGGTCTGGGACTTCTTCCTCCCGCAGATGGTGGCGGGGAAGTACCTCATGCCACTGGACGGGAGCGAGAACCCGAAGATCCGGCTCGCCGACGCCGACCGTCAGGACTTCTTCCCGCAGAGCCTGAAGGGCGTGACGCTCGACGGGCACCTGTATGGGATCCCTGAGAGCCTGGACGCGGGGCTCTTCTACTACCGCAAGGACGTGTATGCCCAGGCCGGCCTGACGCGGCCGCCACGAACGTGGGACGAGCTGGTCGAGTACTCGCAGAAGCTGACCAAGGGCAATCAGTGGGGTTACAGCTTCATCGCGCGCTCGGGATACACCGGCGTCGTGACGTTCTTCGAGTTGCTCCACCAGGCCGGCGGCACGTTCCTGGACGACAAGGGCCTGCCCGCGTTCAACAGCCCGGCGGGCGTGAAAGCCCTCCAGTTCATGGTGGACCTGCGCAACAAGTACAAGGTCGTCCCGCCCGGGGTGAACACCTACGCGAACCCGGAGGTGCACACCGGCTTCCTCAACGGCACCTTCGTTCAAGCCCGGCACTGGCCGTATCTCTTCGGCATGGCGGAGTACGCGGAGCGGTGGGGCATCAAGTCGATGGTCAAGGGGCAGACGGGCATCGCGCGGCTCCCGTACCTCGTCAAGGACCTGAGCAGCTTCAACAACTGGGTGTACGCGATCCCCAGGACCGCCAATAACCCCGAGGCCGGCTGGGAACTGATCAAGTTCCTCACGAGCCGCGAGAGCTGCAACTTCGAGATCCTCTTCGGACTGGACCTGCCCGCGAGGAAATCGGCGTACAAGAACCCTGACATCGAGCGGAGGCTGCCCGGATCGAAGGAGTTCTTCGACCTGATGTACGGCGTCATGGAGACCGCCGTGCCCTACGTGGTCCCGGAGGGCGCGCCGGTCATGGACGCGGTGGGGCGCGAGATGGACCGGGCCCTGCTCGGAAGCGTGAGCGCGAAGGAGGCGCTCGACGCCGCGGCCGCGAAGACGCGGGAGCTCCTCAAGCGGTAA
- a CDS encoding sugar ABC transporter permease, whose amino-acid sequence MRLNASRGVASAGSPRGLARATFGRRLARRQTTLAYALVAPSLLLLLAVMVYPTIYTLVLSLHTRILSRPALGMPFVGLGNYVRAVRDPLFRDVLSQTVSFVAVSVGIELVLGLGLALLLQQEFRCRNLVRGLVLLPWMLSPVVAAFSWAWLLNDAYGLVNYLLRQAHLIAGPVAWLGTEGLAMTSIVLVDVWREVPFVGVVLLAGLQSIPVEVHEAARIDGASRLRAFLHVTLPLLKPSIMIALLMRTMVAVRVFELPFIMTRGGPGSSTEMLATYTYKEAFQNFNMGYASGLAVVILLVSLVISLLYIRLMYSESALR is encoded by the coding sequence TTGAGGCTCAACGCTAGCCGGGGGGTCGCCTCCGCGGGAAGCCCTCGCGGCCTGGCGCGGGCGACCTTCGGGAGGAGGCTGGCGCGTCGACAGACGACGCTCGCCTACGCGCTTGTCGCGCCCAGCCTCCTGCTGCTGCTCGCCGTGATGGTGTACCCGACGATCTACACGCTCGTCCTGAGCCTCCACACGCGGATCCTCTCGCGGCCGGCGCTGGGCATGCCGTTCGTGGGGCTCGGCAACTACGTCCGCGCCGTCCGCGACCCGCTCTTCAGGGACGTGCTCTCCCAGACCGTCTCCTTCGTCGCCGTGTCGGTGGGGATCGAGCTCGTGCTGGGCCTCGGGCTCGCGCTGCTCCTCCAGCAGGAGTTCCGCTGTCGCAACCTCGTGCGCGGCCTGGTCCTGCTGCCCTGGATGCTGTCGCCGGTAGTCGCCGCCTTCTCGTGGGCCTGGCTGCTGAACGACGCGTACGGGCTGGTCAACTACCTCCTCCGTCAGGCACACCTCATCGCCGGGCCCGTCGCATGGCTCGGCACCGAGGGGCTGGCGATGACGAGCATCGTCCTGGTCGACGTGTGGCGCGAGGTGCCGTTCGTGGGCGTCGTCCTCCTGGCCGGGCTCCAGAGCATCCCCGTCGAGGTGCACGAGGCGGCCCGGATCGACGGCGCCTCGCGGCTGCGCGCGTTCCTGCACGTGACGCTGCCGCTGCTCAAGCCGTCGATCATGATCGCGCTGCTCATGCGCACGATGGTGGCCGTCCGCGTGTTCGAGCTGCCGTTCATCATGACGCGCGGCGGCCCCGGCAGCTCGACCGAGATGCTCGCGACCTACACGTACAAGGAGGCGTTCCAGAACTTCAACATGGGGTACGCGTCGGGCCTCGCCGTGGTGATCCTGCTGGTCTCGCTGGTCATCAGCCTGCTCTACATCCGGCTGATGTACTCTGAGAGCGCGCTTCGATGA